From Armatimonadota bacterium, one genomic window encodes:
- a CDS encoding DUF559 domain-containing protein, whose amino-acid sequence MRVFERLYETYGRMDREGERVELVIGDGILSWRVPSGGVFHPILLQRVQLQFDTDIPEFTVIETEHQVELYTALLRAIPGVDARGFAHLREELEKRGYHPLGEADTDGFLRRFVLHLSPHGQFDNQSSPKPESDEPIVSRSPVLFLRERTLGFAAAIEGVLTDLAERGSLQGPLIGVVGIEQPRGGSEESRSSLPHGREPEETLFAKPWNTEQARVAERLDREGAVLVQGPPGTGKSHTIANLVGHLLAQGQSVLITAHTTKALRVLRGHVIEALRPLCVSVLESDLDSRKQLEQSVEAIVERLSKSNAAELEAQAERLATERGHLLARLREVRAALLEARTSEYREIVILEETCTPADAARKVARERAEHSWIPSPILTGLPLPLSHGELVDLYRTNASLTPEDELELSLALPNPVEILTSEEFASLVRLRGDILGAERNFRDDLWADPPAQGDAEKLELVGQRLLASIQAINQSEPWRLAALAAGQRGETHREPWEQLLAKIRDVSDLAGQLKEVLIRYDPKPSRQIPLDKQQELVAQVLGHIGNRRKLGLLALLTRPDWRKLISESRVNQNPPSDAEDFRALQAVVSLEISRKELTTRWERQITAIGGPQSVSLGAEPELAASQFAQTIRSSLDWRSQQLDRVVSDLERWGFRWTAFIDEQPPNLSPHGDLIRMAEGVTKHIPRIIQARANSIRLWNVEGHLSALRHDLELVSSSSLTGGVVSNLRRAVSMLDAGEYRHAFDRLVDLHHRQEDLLRRRELLERLEAGAPSWAQAIRNRKSVHGNGELPGDPAAAWLWRQLDDELERRGSARIQKLQEDVSSHAEALRKVTVELIDRRAWAAQVRRTTLQQRQALMGWLGIVRRIGKGYGRMVAQLRAEAAKRMTESRAAVPVWIMPFSRVVEHFDPRTTRFDVVIIDEASQSDAMALITFYLARRVVIVGDHQQVSPEAVGQDLDVVHNLIREYLQGIPNAILYDGRRSIYDIARESFGGTIVLEEHFRCVPEIIQFSNWLSYDWRIKPLRDPSTVNLRPFVVPYRVQGIRSTGKVNWDEVFATASLLVAATEQREYAGKTFGVVSLLGEEQACEIDRVLRRFVPPDHYSKRRVLCGTAAQFQGDERDVMFLSVVDAPQDGPLPLRQDERFKQRFNVAASRARDQMWVIHSLDPGKDLKPGDLRQQLIEYAIDPSAVINMHDEVQARAESEFERSVIRRLMNAGYRVRPQYPAGSLRIDIVVEGGGNRLAIECDGDRYHPIEKLPEDMERQAILERLGWRFVRLRGSHFFRAPDEAMEAVFERLRDREIPPELEAPRPVPDVAENHPLIRRVESRAAELREEWAKDPEIRSLLSNQEQFQAGLQWEAPLPPSDRGKKEHRQKRVEHIEGAPAAASDLIRPPLSAKEPSASEPMTTRSEHGLVEWVSSIAPKIWFGMAHWAKLHDCLSPWERAMLFSMGRYVSRSWRVSEKQAQYARRVYDRLLTAGFDPEGT is encoded by the coding sequence ATGCGCGTATTTGAACGGTTGTATGAGACCTACGGCCGAATGGATCGAGAGGGTGAACGGGTTGAGCTAGTGATCGGCGACGGAATCCTCAGTTGGCGCGTGCCTAGCGGCGGGGTCTTCCATCCTATTCTTCTTCAGCGGGTGCAACTGCAGTTTGACACAGACATCCCTGAGTTCACCGTGATTGAGACAGAGCACCAGGTTGAACTTTATACAGCACTCCTGCGCGCGATACCCGGAGTTGACGCTCGGGGGTTCGCTCATCTGAGGGAGGAACTCGAGAAGCGCGGCTATCATCCGCTGGGGGAGGCGGACACTGACGGGTTCCTGCGGCGGTTTGTCCTCCACCTCTCGCCCCATGGTCAGTTCGATAATCAGTCTTCGCCAAAGCCCGAAAGTGATGAACCCATCGTTAGTCGTAGTCCGGTTCTATTTCTCCGAGAACGTACGCTTGGATTCGCAGCCGCGATCGAAGGAGTCCTCACCGACCTCGCCGAGCGCGGCAGTCTTCAAGGACCGCTCATAGGCGTCGTTGGCATCGAACAGCCCCGAGGGGGGTCAGAGGAGTCCAGATCGTCCTTACCCCATGGACGGGAACCTGAGGAGACTCTCTTTGCCAAACCCTGGAACACTGAGCAAGCGAGGGTAGCGGAGCGGCTCGATCGTGAGGGAGCAGTCCTCGTCCAAGGTCCGCCAGGAACTGGCAAGTCCCACACAATAGCGAACTTGGTGGGGCACTTGCTTGCCCAGGGGCAGAGCGTCTTGATCACGGCTCATACGACAAAGGCCTTGCGAGTTCTGCGCGGCCACGTCATTGAGGCTCTCCGGCCTCTTTGTGTCAGTGTTCTCGAAAGTGACCTCGACAGTCGTAAGCAACTGGAGCAGTCAGTCGAAGCGATAGTCGAGCGGCTCTCCAAATCGAACGCGGCCGAGCTTGAGGCGCAAGCAGAGAGGCTGGCAACCGAACGGGGGCATCTGCTCGCAAGGCTGAGAGAAGTGCGTGCAGCGCTGCTGGAGGCCCGCACGAGCGAGTACAGAGAGATAGTGATACTCGAAGAGACTTGCACCCCCGCCGATGCCGCTCGGAAAGTTGCCCGCGAGCGTGCCGAACATAGCTGGATTCCTTCCCCGATCCTAACTGGCCTGCCCTTGCCACTCTCGCACGGCGAACTTGTCGATTTGTACCGGACGAATGCGAGTCTCACTCCTGAAGATGAACTGGAACTCTCGCTCGCGCTTCCAAACCCGGTTGAGATCCTCACTTCTGAAGAGTTCGCCTCTCTGGTCCGGCTACGTGGTGACATCTTGGGTGCCGAAAGGAACTTCAGGGATGACCTCTGGGCGGATCCTCCTGCCCAAGGAGACGCCGAGAAGCTCGAGCTGGTTGGCCAGCGCCTCCTCGCCTCGATCCAAGCGATCAACCAGAGTGAACCCTGGAGGCTCGCCGCGCTAGCAGCGGGTCAGCGAGGCGAAACCCACCGAGAGCCCTGGGAACAGTTGCTCGCGAAGATACGGGATGTCTCAGACCTAGCAGGACAGCTGAAGGAGGTCCTAATTCGGTACGACCCAAAGCCGTCGCGTCAGATCCCGCTCGACAAGCAACAGGAACTAGTGGCTCAAGTGCTTGGTCATATAGGTAACCGTCGCAAGCTGGGGCTTCTGGCGCTCCTCACGCGGCCCGATTGGCGCAAGCTGATTAGCGAATCCCGCGTGAACCAGAACCCCCCCAGCGATGCGGAGGATTTCAGAGCCCTACAGGCCGTCGTCTCACTTGAGATTTCCCGCAAAGAGCTAACAACACGATGGGAAAGACAGATAACCGCCATCGGGGGCCCCCAATCGGTCTCCCTGGGTGCGGAACCGGAGCTTGCCGCTAGCCAGTTCGCGCAGACAATACGTTCCTCGCTAGATTGGAGGTCTCAGCAACTCGATCGCGTCGTCTCGGATCTCGAGCGGTGGGGATTCCGATGGACCGCCTTCATCGACGAACAGCCACCAAATCTATCCCCCCACGGTGACCTCATCAGGATGGCAGAGGGTGTCACTAAACACATCCCAAGGATCATCCAAGCACGGGCCAACTCGATCCGATTGTGGAATGTCGAAGGCCACCTCTCGGCGCTGCGACACGATCTCGAGCTCGTCTCTTCGAGCAGTCTCACCGGCGGTGTGGTGAGCAATCTGCGTCGAGCGGTCTCGATGCTGGATGCGGGAGAGTACAGGCATGCCTTTGACCGACTTGTGGATCTTCATCATCGTCAAGAAGACCTGCTGAGACGGCGGGAGCTGCTTGAGCGTTTAGAGGCCGGGGCGCCCTCTTGGGCTCAAGCTATACGGAATCGAAAGAGCGTTCATGGGAATGGTGAGCTACCAGGCGACCCAGCAGCTGCTTGGCTCTGGCGGCAACTGGATGACGAGCTTGAAAGACGTGGATCAGCTAGGATCCAGAAGCTGCAAGAAGACGTATCGAGCCACGCTGAGGCGCTTCGAAAGGTCACCGTTGAGCTAATCGACCGACGGGCATGGGCCGCTCAAGTCCGGCGGACCACGCTGCAACAGCGACAAGCGCTCATGGGGTGGCTGGGCATCGTGAGGCGAATCGGCAAGGGCTACGGGAGAATGGTCGCCCAGCTGCGCGCCGAGGCCGCCAAACGGATGACCGAATCAAGGGCTGCGGTGCCAGTCTGGATCATGCCATTCTCCAGGGTTGTGGAGCATTTCGACCCAAGGACGACGCGGTTCGACGTCGTCATCATCGACGAAGCGAGCCAAAGCGATGCCATGGCCCTAATCACCTTCTACCTTGCCCGCAGGGTTGTCATAGTGGGCGACCACCAACAGGTCAGTCCCGAGGCCGTGGGCCAGGATCTCGATGTGGTGCACAACCTCATCCGTGAGTATCTTCAGGGAATCCCAAACGCAATACTGTATGATGGTCGCCGTTCGATTTATGACATTGCGAGGGAATCCTTTGGAGGCACAATCGTACTCGAGGAGCACTTCAGGTGTGTACCGGAGATCATCCAATTCAGCAACTGGCTGTCCTATGACTGGAGGATCAAGCCGCTTCGCGATCCCAGTACTGTCAATCTGAGGCCCTTCGTTGTCCCATACCGAGTTCAGGGGATTCGGTCCACAGGGAAGGTCAATTGGGATGAAGTGTTCGCCACAGCGTCTCTCCTAGTCGCGGCTACGGAACAGCGGGAATATGCAGGCAAGACCTTCGGGGTTGTGTCGCTCCTGGGCGAAGAGCAAGCTTGCGAGATCGACCGCGTCCTAAGAAGATTCGTTCCGCCGGATCATTACAGCAAGCGCCGTGTTCTGTGTGGAACTGCAGCACAGTTCCAGGGTGACGAAAGGGACGTGATGTTCCTTTCGGTCGTTGACGCCCCTCAAGACGGGCCCCTGCCGCTCCGACAGGACGAGCGGTTCAAGCAGAGATTCAACGTGGCCGCGAGCCGCGCCCGTGACCAAATGTGGGTGATTCACTCGCTCGACCCCGGCAAGGATCTCAAGCCCGGCGATCTCCGGCAACAGTTGATTGAGTATGCGATTGATCCCTCGGCAGTCATCAACATGCACGACGAGGTCCAGGCAAGGGCCGAATCCGAGTTCGAGAGGTCCGTAATTCGAAGACTGATGAATGCTGGCTATCGCGTGCGGCCGCAGTACCCTGCTGGCAGTCTGCGGATCGACATCGTCGTAGAAGGCGGGGGCAACCGTCTGGCGATTGAATGTGATGGTGACAGATACCATCCTATTGAGAAACTCCCTGAGGATATGGAACGTCAGGCGATTCTGGAGCGGCTTGGCTGGCGTTTCGTTCGCCTGCGTGGAAGTCACTTCTTCAGGGCTCCAGATGAAGCTATGGAGGCGGTTTTCGAGCGATTGCGGGACCGCGAAATCCCACCCGAGCTGGAAGCCCCCAGGCCTGTTCCTGATGTCGCAGAGAATCATCCCTTGATCCGGCGCGTTGAGTCGCGCGCGGCCGAACTCAGAGAAGAGTGGGCGAAGGATCCTGAGATCAGGTCGCTCCTGAGCAACCAGGAGCAATTCCAAGCCGGACTGCAATGGGAGGCGCCACTGCCTCCTAGCGATAGAGGCAAGAAGGAGCACAGGCAGAAGCGGGTGGAGCACATTGAGGGTGCGCCTGCAGCTGCATCAGACCTGATCCGCCCCCCGTTGTCAGCCAAAGAACCCAGCGCAAGCGAGCCCATGACGACACGGAGCGAACATGGACTTGTCGAATGGGTTTCGTCCATCGCCCCCAAGATATGGTTTGGCATGGCTCATTGGGCCAAGCTGCACGACTGTCTAAGCCCTTGGGAGAGAGCCATGCTCTTCAGCATGGGTCGCTATGTGTCAAGGTCATGGAGGGTATCTGAAAAGCAGGCGCAATACGCGCGGCGAGTATACGATCGCCTGTTGACGGCCGGATTCGACCCGGAAGGCACATGA
- a CDS encoding acetate--CoA ligase translates to MGDYDTLYRRSIEDPSWFWGAVVEDLGLRWLRPFDRVLDTSRGIEWARWFTGGATNLVDNALDRHIDAGRGGRTAVIWEGEDGSTRTLTYAELHGEVRRFASALRELGVSRGDVAGVFMPLVPEVVVATLALSRIGAIYVPIFSGFAAPAVATRLADCGAKLLITADGFQRRGQTVEMKRTADAAAALAPGIRHVIVVRRLGAPVPWTEGRDLWWHEVVRDHQGDAPAEAMDPEDPYMIIYTSGTTGRPKGTVHVHMGFPLKTAMDMAYCFDVGPADRVFWYTDIGWMMGPWLIIGTLWLGAAMFLYDGTPDHPGPNRLWEMVARQRVTVLGISPTAIRALMRHGPELPRRHDLGSLRILGSTGEPWNPGPWKWYFEHIGGGRCPIMNYSGGTEISGGILCCDPLHAQAPTAFTGPILGMAADVFDEHGRPVRGAVGELVLTQPWPGMTRGFWRDPERYIETYWSRWPGVWVHGDWVRADADGFWYILGRSDDTLNIAGKRIGPAEVESALTSHPAVAEAAAIGVPHEIKGEVVVCFAVLRPGHEPGEELRRDLKQVAAAHLGKALAPDDIRFVRDLPKTRNAKVMRRVIRARYLGEDPGDISSLENPQALEEIPPLR, encoded by the coding sequence ATGGGCGACTACGACACCCTCTACCGCCGCTCGATCGAAGATCCCTCCTGGTTCTGGGGCGCGGTGGTCGAGGATTTGGGGCTGCGGTGGCTGCGGCCATTCGACCGCGTGCTGGACACCTCCCGTGGAATCGAATGGGCGCGCTGGTTCACGGGCGGCGCCACCAACCTCGTGGACAACGCGCTCGACCGGCACATAGACGCCGGGAGGGGCGGCAGGACGGCCGTGATCTGGGAAGGCGAGGACGGCAGCACGCGCACGCTCACCTACGCGGAGCTGCACGGCGAGGTGCGCCGCTTCGCGTCGGCGCTGCGGGAACTAGGGGTCAGCCGGGGCGACGTGGCCGGTGTGTTCATGCCGCTTGTACCTGAGGTGGTTGTCGCGACGCTGGCGCTGTCGCGGATCGGCGCGATCTACGTCCCGATCTTCTCGGGCTTCGCGGCCCCGGCGGTCGCCACGCGGCTGGCCGACTGTGGGGCGAAGCTGCTGATCACCGCCGACGGCTTCCAGCGGCGCGGCCAGACGGTCGAGATGAAGCGTACGGCCGACGCGGCAGCGGCACTGGCCCCGGGCATCCGGCACGTGATCGTGGTCCGGCGCCTGGGAGCCCCGGTGCCGTGGACCGAGGGTCGCGACCTCTGGTGGCACGAGGTGGTGCGCGACCACCAGGGAGACGCGCCGGCCGAGGCCATGGACCCGGAAGACCCCTACATGATCATCTACACGTCGGGCACGACCGGCAGGCCCAAGGGTACAGTGCACGTCCACATGGGGTTCCCGCTCAAGACCGCCATGGACATGGCTTACTGCTTCGACGTCGGGCCCGCCGACCGTGTCTTCTGGTACACCGACATCGGATGGATGATGGGGCCCTGGCTGATCATCGGCACCCTCTGGCTGGGCGCAGCGATGTTCCTCTACGACGGAACGCCCGACCACCCTGGCCCGAACCGCCTCTGGGAGATGGTCGCACGGCAGAGGGTCACGGTGCTGGGCATCTCGCCAACGGCGATCCGGGCGCTGATGCGCCACGGCCCTGAACTGCCGCGACGCCACGACCTCGGCAGTCTCCGGATCCTCGGCAGCACAGGCGAGCCGTGGAACCCCGGGCCCTGGAAGTGGTACTTCGAGCACATCGGCGGAGGGCGGTGCCCGATCATGAACTACTCGGGCGGCACCGAGATATCAGGAGGGATCCTGTGCTGCGACCCGCTGCACGCGCAGGCGCCCACGGCGTTCACCGGACCCATCCTAGGCATGGCCGCGGATGTCTTCGACGAGCACGGCCGACCGGTGCGCGGGGCGGTTGGCGAGCTGGTGCTTACTCAGCCGTGGCCCGGCATGACGCGGGGGTTCTGGCGCGACCCGGAGCGCTACATTGAGACCTACTGGTCCCGCTGGCCTGGAGTATGGGTGCACGGCGACTGGGTGCGCGCGGACGCGGACGGTTTCTGGTACATCCTGGGCCGCAGCGACGACACCCTCAACATTGCCGGCAAGCGGATCGGGCCGGCAGAGGTCGAGTCGGCGCTGACCTCGCACCCCGCGGTGGCCGAGGCCGCGGCGATCGGCGTGCCTCACGAGATAAAGGGCGAGGTGGTCGTGTGCTTCGCGGTGCTCCGACCCGGACACGAGCCCGGTGAGGAGCTGCGCCGGGACCTGAAGCAGGTTGCCGCGGCGCACCTGGGCAAGGCACTCGCCCCAGATGACATACGGTTCGTCCGGGACCTACCCAAGACCCGCAATGCCAAGGTCATGCGGCGGGTGATCCGCGCTCGCTACCTGGGCGAGGATCCAGGTGATATCTCCTCGCTGGAGAACCCGCAGGCCCTCGAAGAAATCCCGCCGCTACGCTGA
- a CDS encoding SDR family oxidoreductase, whose translation MSGRTVIVTGASSGIGEATARAFGRAGDRVVLVARRAERLRQLAAELGDCLVVPADLTRREDIARIVEAALARYGTIDVLVNNAGLGRYDWLERLPEDEIHTQIEVNLVAPILLTRAVLPVMRAQGRGVIINVGSVAGKIATPTTTIYNATKFGLEGFSEGLRREVRPKGIHVCVVAPGPVSGTEFSAHRKPTPLGVTGPRWLRTNTGTVAEAIVGLADRPRPRRVLPWPYWAMIALNTALPSVVDRLIFHMIRRRQGNIPRGPSVDQGERGKE comes from the coding sequence GTGAGCGGCCGGACCGTCATCGTTACCGGCGCGTCGAGCGGGATCGGCGAGGCAACGGCCAGGGCATTCGGCCGCGCCGGAGACCGGGTCGTGTTGGTGGCGCGCAGGGCCGAGCGGTTGCGACAACTTGCCGCCGAGCTGGGCGATTGCCTCGTCGTGCCCGCCGACCTTACCCGGCGAGAGGACATTGCCCGGATCGTGGAAGCCGCGCTGGCGCGTTACGGGACGATTGACGTGCTGGTCAACAACGCCGGGCTGGGGCGCTACGACTGGCTGGAGCGCCTGCCCGAGGACGAGATCCACACCCAGATTGAGGTGAACCTGGTCGCGCCTATTCTTCTGACGCGTGCGGTGCTGCCGGTGATGCGGGCGCAGGGGCGCGGGGTCATCATCAATGTCGGCTCGGTGGCCGGGAAGATCGCTACCCCGACTACGACGATCTACAACGCGACGAAGTTCGGCCTGGAAGGGTTCAGCGAGGGGCTGCGCCGCGAGGTGCGGCCGAAGGGGATCCACGTCTGCGTGGTCGCCCCGGGGCCGGTTTCCGGCACCGAGTTCAGCGCGCATAGGAAGCCCACTCCCCTGGGGGTGACCGGGCCCAGGTGGCTGCGGACCAACACGGGGACGGTGGCCGAGGCAATCGTGGGGCTCGCCGACCGGCCCCGGCCTCGGCGCGTACTGCCCTGGCCCTACTGGGCCATGATCGCCCTCAACACCGCGCTGCCGTCGGTCGTGGATCGCCTGATCTTCCACATGATCCGCCGCAGGCAGGGGAACATTCCGCGCGGGCCGAGCGTAGACCAGGGAGAGCGTGGGAAGGAGTGA
- a CDS encoding carbon-nitrogen hydrolase family protein codes for MSEGFAKVRAAVVQASPAVMDREATLEKASRLIDAAAAEGARLILFPEAFIPAYPWGLRFGTRVGGRTAEGRKAWARYWANAVEVPGPATEAIGQAARRAQAYVGIGVIERDQTYSRGTVYCTLLYFGPDGRLLAKHRKLMPTAAERYIWGAGDGSTLPVLDTPHGRLGGLICWENYMPLARMSMYAKGVELYLAPTADSRDAWQATIRHIACEGRCFVLSCCQFVTRGMYPADLEVSDELVELPEVLSRGGSAIVGPLGEYLAGPLFGKEGILTADLDMGQVVQGKFDFDVTGHYARPDVFRLMVNERPMPPVQTASWCGAADPEPNSAAEEAHGS; via the coding sequence ATGAGTGAAGGGTTTGCAAAGGTTCGCGCAGCGGTGGTACAGGCGTCGCCAGCGGTGATGGATCGGGAGGCGACGCTGGAGAAGGCCTCCCGCCTGATTGACGCGGCCGCGGCAGAGGGTGCGCGGTTGATCCTTTTCCCAGAGGCGTTCATCCCGGCTTACCCGTGGGGCCTTCGGTTCGGGACGCGCGTAGGTGGGCGTACGGCAGAGGGCAGGAAGGCGTGGGCGCGCTACTGGGCCAACGCCGTGGAGGTGCCGGGGCCGGCCACCGAGGCGATCGGGCAGGCGGCACGCCGGGCGCAGGCGTATGTGGGCATCGGCGTGATCGAGCGCGACCAGACCTACAGTCGAGGGACGGTATACTGCACCCTGCTGTACTTCGGTCCCGACGGCCGGCTGCTGGCCAAGCACCGAAAGCTCATGCCCACCGCCGCGGAGCGGTACATCTGGGGGGCGGGCGACGGCAGCACGCTGCCTGTTCTGGATACTCCCCACGGCCGGTTGGGTGGGCTCATCTGCTGGGAGAACTACATGCCGCTTGCGCGGATGAGCATGTACGCGAAGGGCGTGGAACTATATCTGGCGCCCACCGCCGACTCGCGCGACGCCTGGCAGGCCACGATCCGGCACATCGCGTGCGAGGGGCGGTGCTTCGTGTTGTCCTGCTGCCAGTTCGTGACCAGGGGGATGTACCCGGCCGATCTCGAGGTATCAGACGAACTGGTCGAACTGCCGGAGGTCCTTTCGCGCGGCGGCAGTGCCATCGTCGGTCCATTGGGAGAATACCTGGCAGGCCCTCTGTTTGGTAAGGAGGGCATCCTGACGGCCGACCTCGACATGGGGCAGGTCGTTCAGGGCAAGTTTGACTTCGACGTGACGGGACACTACGCGCGGCCCGACGTCTTCCGGCTGATGGTCAACGAGAGGCCGATGCCTCCGGTCCAGACCGCCAGTTGGTGCGGCGCTGCGGACCCCGAGCCGAACTCGGCCGCCGAGGAGGCGCATGGTTCGTGA
- a CDS encoding flippase-like domain-containing protein: MIRRWLPVLLVIAFVAVVVGRLTEIEHLLEALRQGQWQWVLTAALLQGAYYAAYAALFHAAFKVVEVDGRWRDLLPVLLASLLINTLAPSGGTAGSALFVDDAARRRQSPARALAGTMLVRVADACAFTAILVVGLVHLFLRHHLEPYEITGAALLLLGTAGLAGVLLLGLWWPTQLRRGLGWIERTGARLGGWLRHPSPLRPGWAERNTDEFTRAGAAIGARPRRLGRPLGIALAAHLVDLVSLYALFLAFRQPIAPGALVAGYSMGILFWKMSPIPEGVGVVEGIMILVFVSLGVPAPQATIIALAFRGLTFWLPMVFGFFMVRRLRLFSQGGLR; encoded by the coding sequence ATGATCCGCAGATGGTTGCCAGTGCTGCTCGTAATCGCCTTCGTGGCGGTGGTGGTGGGACGCCTCACCGAGATCGAGCACCTGTTGGAGGCGCTCCGGCAGGGTCAGTGGCAGTGGGTGCTGACCGCGGCCCTGCTGCAGGGTGCGTACTACGCCGCGTACGCCGCGCTCTTCCATGCCGCGTTCAAGGTAGTGGAGGTGGACGGGCGGTGGCGCGATCTCCTGCCGGTGTTGCTGGCCTCGCTGCTGATCAACACCCTGGCCCCCAGCGGCGGAACGGCCGGTTCCGCGCTCTTCGTGGACGACGCGGCCCGCCGCAGGCAGTCTCCGGCCCGTGCCCTGGCTGGCACCATGCTGGTGCGGGTGGCCGACGCGTGCGCCTTCACGGCCATCCTGGTCGTCGGGCTGGTCCACCTGTTCCTGCGGCACCATCTCGAGCCCTACGAGATCACCGGAGCCGCATTGCTGCTGCTGGGGACTGCCGGGCTTGCGGGCGTGCTGCTGCTGGGATTGTGGTGGCCGACGCAGTTGCGCCGCGGCCTGGGTTGGATCGAGCGCACCGGGGCCCGGCTGGGCGGCTGGCTCCGTCACCCGTCGCCGCTCCGGCCGGGTTGGGCCGAGCGGAACACCGATGAGTTCACCCGGGCCGGGGCCGCCATCGGCGCGCGCCCGCGGCGTCTGGGGCGGCCGCTCGGGATCGCGCTCGCCGCGCACCTGGTAGACCTGGTGAGTCTCTATGCCTTGTTCCTGGCGTTCCGACAGCCGATCGCACCCGGCGCGCTGGTAGCGGGCTATTCGATGGGCATCCTGTTCTGGAAGATGTCGCCGATCCCCGAAGGGGTCGGCGTCGTGGAAGGCATTATGATCCTGGTCTTCGTCTCGCTGGGCGTGCCGGCCCCGCAGGCCACGATCATCGCGCTGGCGTTCCGCGGCCTGACGTTCTGGCTGCCGATGGTGTTTGGCTTCTTCATGGTCCGGAGATTGAGACTGTTCAGCCAGGGAGGCCTGCGATGA
- a CDS encoding radical SAM protein, with product MGGSCRNVATGRNLGARPGGVPPVGRFVVDQDGRITLPPGYQGTEVVLESREDGISLWQARPDARRIHLEVTGRCNLDCAICIRRAWRDQSGEMGSENFGLVMEQLRAFPDLRRITFGGFGEPLLHSRIVDMVARAAATGAGVTLATNGLLLDRHTAEALLEARLDTLVVSVDTAHIQAYARGGVADGLDRVLSNVRGMREMAWQRGFMGPRIGLEFVATRGNVEELGRLPELAKDVGASFALVSNLLPYTQEMAGEILYDRAEPLPVPAGWSVRSADWLVWGITRLPRMGWGAARRCRFVEDRALVIGWDGGVSPCYALMHSYPCYIYGRRREVSRYVLGQVAERPLAEIWAAEEYVSFRAKVREFRFPSCVDCGMACAYAASNEDCWGNAPSCADCLWAQDILRCP from the coding sequence GTGGGAGGCAGTTGTAGAAATGTCGCCACGGGCCGCAATCTCGGGGCACGGCCTGGGGGGGTGCCGCCTGTGGGCAGGTTCGTCGTGGATCAGGACGGGCGCATAACGCTTCCCCCTGGCTATCAGGGGACCGAGGTTGTCCTGGAATCCCGCGAGGACGGCATATCTCTCTGGCAGGCCAGGCCGGACGCGCGCCGCATCCATCTCGAGGTGACGGGCCGCTGCAACCTGGACTGCGCCATCTGCATCCGCAGGGCATGGCGCGATCAGTCAGGGGAGATGGGTTCCGAGAACTTCGGCCTGGTCATGGAGCAACTGCGCGCCTTCCCTGACCTGCGGCGCATCACCTTCGGTGGCTTTGGGGAGCCGCTCCTGCACTCCCGGATCGTGGACATGGTCGCCCGCGCGGCTGCCACGGGAGCGGGCGTGACGCTGGCGACGAATGGACTGCTCCTCGACCGTCACACGGCCGAAGCCCTGCTGGAGGCCCGTCTCGATACCCTTGTGGTGTCCGTGGACACGGCGCACATCCAGGCATACGCGCGGGGAGGTGTGGCAGACGGCCTTGACAGGGTTCTGAGCAATGTGCGAGGCATGCGAGAGATGGCGTGGCAGCGCGGCTTCATGGGCCCCCGAATCGGCCTGGAGTTCGTGGCAACCCGCGGCAACGTGGAGGAACTGGGCCGGCTGCCCGAGCTGGCCAAGGACGTGGGCGCGTCCTTCGCCCTGGTTTCCAACCTGTTGCCCTACACCCAGGAGATGGCAGGCGAGATTCTGTACGACCGCGCGGAACCGCTGCCGGTGCCAGCGGGCTGGTCGGTGCGGTCGGCCGACTGGCTGGTGTGGGGGATCACCCGGCTTCCACGAATGGGTTGGGGCGCGGCCCGGCGCTGCCGCTTTGTCGAGGACCGGGCGCTGGTGATCGGGTGGGACGGCGGGGTGAGCCCCTGCTACGCCCTGATGCACTCCTACCCTTGCTACATCTATGGGAGGCGTAGAGAGGTCAGCCGCTACGTGCTCGGCCAGGTGGCCGAGCGGCCGCTCGCGGAGATCTGGGCCGCTGAAGAGTACGTGAGCTTTCGAGCAAAGGTACGCGAGTTCCGCTTCCCGTCCTGCGTGGACTGCGGAATGGCATGCGCATACGCCGCGAGCAACGAAGACTGCTGGGGCAACGCACCATCATGCGCCGACTGCCTGTGGGCGCAGGATATCCTGCGCTGTCCATAG